The following proteins come from a genomic window of Maribacter sp. HTCC2170:
- a CDS encoding DUF1501 domain-containing protein — protein MSEKKILEERSLILNRRSFLGKTALGVGGVALASLLGTNFFRKSENGILTADGGPAGVNGILNSLHHPAKIKRVIYLFQSGGPSQLELFDYKPLLNKRRGEDLPESIRNGQRLTGMTSGQDKFPLVGSQFGFQQHGKNGTWISDILPYTAKMADDICVINSMYTEAINHDPAVTFFQTGSQQPGRPSIGSWLSYGLGSENENLPAFTVLLSRGTGRPNGQPLYTRLWGNGFLHSLHQGVQFRAAKDPVLYLNDPDGISKKSKRDMLDQIAELNDKHFQESGDPEIQSRIAQYEMAYRMQTSVPDVINTDKEPDYIYKMYGADAKIPGTYAANCLLARRLAEQDVRFIQLYHMGWDQHDNLPGAIERQAKDTDQASAALIADLKQRGMLEDTLVIWGGEFGRTNYSQGVLTDTNYGRDHHPRCFSMWMAGGGIKPGIVYGETDDFGYNITRNPVHVHDFQATLLHQLGINHEKLTYKYQGRRFRLTDVEGHVIKDILT, from the coding sequence ATGAGTGAGAAGAAAATTCTTGAAGAACGGTCTTTGATTCTAAACCGTAGATCATTTTTAGGTAAAACCGCCCTGGGTGTTGGTGGTGTTGCTTTAGCTTCTCTCTTGGGAACCAACTTTTTCAGAAAAAGTGAAAATGGCATCTTAACAGCTGATGGTGGACCTGCAGGAGTTAACGGTATATTGAACTCCCTACATCACCCAGCTAAAATAAAAAGGGTAATCTATCTATTTCAAAGTGGAGGCCCATCCCAATTGGAATTGTTTGATTACAAACCACTATTGAACAAAAGACGTGGTGAAGATCTGCCAGAATCCATAAGAAATGGGCAACGATTAACAGGCATGACCTCCGGTCAAGATAAATTCCCACTGGTGGGATCACAATTTGGTTTTCAACAGCATGGCAAGAATGGCACATGGATCAGCGACATATTGCCCTACACGGCTAAAATGGCCGATGATATTTGCGTCATCAACTCAATGTACACTGAGGCCATTAACCATGATCCGGCTGTGACTTTCTTCCAAACAGGTTCTCAGCAACCGGGAAGACCCAGTATTGGCTCTTGGTTGAGCTATGGTTTAGGCAGCGAAAACGAAAACCTTCCGGCATTTACGGTATTGTTATCACGGGGTACGGGTAGGCCAAACGGTCAACCTTTATATACCCGACTTTGGGGCAATGGTTTTTTACATTCATTGCACCAAGGCGTTCAATTCAGGGCTGCAAAAGACCCTGTACTTTATCTGAATGACCCAGATGGTATTTCAAAGAAAAGCAAACGCGATATGCTGGATCAAATCGCCGAGTTGAACGACAAACATTTTCAAGAAAGTGGTGACCCCGAAATACAGAGCAGAATCGCGCAATATGAAATGGCGTATCGTATGCAGACTTCGGTCCCTGATGTAATAAATACAGATAAAGAGCCAGATTATATTTACAAAATGTACGGTGCCGATGCCAAAATTCCCGGTACTTATGCAGCAAACTGTTTATTGGCTAGAAGATTGGCAGAACAGGACGTTCGTTTTATTCAGTTGTACCATATGGGCTGGGACCAACATGACAACCTTCCCGGTGCCATTGAGCGGCAGGCAAAAGATACTGATCAAGCCTCAGCTGCATTGATCGCCGATTTAAAACAACGTGGAATGCTCGAAGATACTTTGGTTATCTGGGGCGGCGAATTTGGTCGTACCAATTATTCACAAGGTGTTTTGACCGATACCAATTATGGTCGCGACCACCATCCAAGATGCTTTAGTATGTGGATGGCCGGCGGCGGAATAAAACCGGGCATTGTTTATGGCGAAACTGATGATTTTGGTTATAATATTACGAGAAACCCAGTTCATGTACATGATTTTCAGGCTACGCTTTTGCATCAGCTTGGTATAAACCATGAAAAACTAACGTATAAATATCAAGGAAGACGCTTTAGATTGACAGATGTTGAAGGGCATGTGATAAAAGACATCCTTACTTAA
- a CDS encoding peptidylglycine monooxygenase: MNRRNFIQNTSLASGGLLAGMPILNAMAPFKDVIIGHNSHQYKIDMNWGALNSNFYPVNDCHEMVQDSKGRIILLTNHTKNNVIVYDKSGKLIEVWGTDYPGAHGLTLNVENGEDVLYISDNARHEVIKTTIDGKVIQVFTYPKESGKYDKKELYVPTETAIAANGDVYIADGYGEQFIMHYNAKGELLNTFGGKGEEDEKFNNAHGICIDTRNPSDPTLLITARQQNKLKRFTMDGKFIESSDLPGAYICRPVIHGTNVYLATIWSGDGSENTGFVSVLDKDNKLISAPGGSTPNYVDGTLEHMHQTAKIFHHPHDVCVDDDENLYVAQWNSGKTYPIKLFRV; encoded by the coding sequence ATGAATCGAAGAAACTTTATCCAAAATACTTCCTTAGCCTCCGGAGGGCTCCTTGCCGGAATGCCCATTTTAAATGCCATGGCACCTTTTAAAGATGTAATCATTGGTCATAATTCACATCAATATAAAATAGATATGAATTGGGGAGCGTTGAATTCAAATTTCTACCCAGTGAATGACTGCCATGAAATGGTTCAGGATTCCAAAGGACGCATCATTCTTTTGACCAATCACACCAAAAACAATGTCATTGTATATGACAAATCGGGAAAATTGATTGAAGTCTGGGGAACCGATTATCCCGGTGCCCATGGACTCACATTAAATGTTGAAAATGGCGAAGATGTACTTTACATTTCGGACAATGCCAGACATGAGGTCATTAAAACGACCATTGATGGCAAGGTAATACAGGTATTTACCTATCCAAAAGAATCGGGTAAGTATGATAAAAAAGAACTGTACGTGCCAACCGAGACTGCGATTGCAGCAAATGGCGATGTATATATAGCCGATGGTTACGGTGAGCAATTCATCATGCATTATAACGCCAAAGGGGAATTATTGAACACCTTTGGTGGTAAAGGTGAGGAAGATGAAAAATTCAACAATGCACACGGTATCTGTATTGATACCCGAAACCCATCCGACCCAACCCTGTTGATTACGGCTAGACAGCAGAACAAACTCAAAAGATTTACCATGGATGGTAAGTTCATTGAAAGCTCAGATTTACCGGGCGCTTATATCTGTAGGCCTGTAATACATGGTACCAATGTGTATTTGGCCACGATTTGGTCTGGCGATGGTAGTGAAAATACTGGTTTCGTTTCTGTGCTGGACAAGGATAACAAATTAATTTCTGCACCTGGTGGAAGTACACCAAATTATGTTGACGGCACCTTGGAACATATGCACCAAACAGCCAAGATTTTTCACCATCCGCATGATGTGTGTGTTGATGATGATGAAAACCTATATGTCGCACAATGGAATTCTGGGAAAACATATCCTATAAAATTGTTCAGGGTGTAA
- a CDS encoding chitobiase/beta-hexosaminidase C-terminal domain-containing protein: protein MEFWENISYKIVQGVIMKWTSLIILLVLIQSCAPEPKPLSQSGTFQLAAPTIELDSSIFKKSAQVQMALGLPNVEIRYSTDGNAVDKNSTLYTAPFQIGESMVIKAKAFHKDYLESGTSEVHSTQIKYNVSNALVGLSTEANTNYKGNGASGLVDMQKGTMQFRGSDQWLGFQEKEVKVSIDLQKEIQLSKIGLSTLVNQDGWIFSPQKVSVFANDKEIGATQLDDANKTQANQLQMIPVPITPANYQKLTIVIKSLEEIPQWHQGKGTLPWLFIDEIILE from the coding sequence ATGGAATTCTGGGAAAACATATCCTATAAAATTGTTCAGGGTGTAATTATGAAATGGACTTCCCTCATAATCTTATTGGTATTGATTCAGTCGTGTGCGCCTGAACCAAAACCCCTGTCGCAAAGTGGCACATTCCAACTAGCTGCTCCCACTATCGAATTGGATTCATCCATCTTTAAAAAATCGGCCCAAGTGCAAATGGCTTTGGGATTACCAAATGTCGAAATCAGATATTCCACCGATGGCAATGCTGTTGATAAGAATAGTACACTCTACACGGCCCCTTTTCAAATTGGGGAATCAATGGTCATAAAGGCCAAGGCATTTCATAAAGATTATCTGGAAAGTGGCACAAGCGAAGTACATTCTACCCAAATAAAATATAATGTTTCAAATGCCCTTGTAGGTCTTTCGACAGAAGCGAATACCAATTATAAAGGCAATGGTGCTTCCGGTTTGGTAGATATGCAAAAAGGCACCATGCAATTTAGGGGAAGTGACCAATGGCTGGGCTTTCAAGAAAAGGAGGTAAAAGTATCTATAGACCTTCAAAAAGAGATACAACTGTCAAAAATAGGACTGAGCACTTTAGTGAATCAAGATGGGTGGATTTTCTCCCCGCAAAAAGTGAGCGTTTTTGCCAACGATAAAGAAATCGGCGCTACACAGTTGGATGATGCCAACAAAACACAGGCCAACCAATTACAAATGATTCCTGTACCCATAACCCCAGCTAATTATCAAAAACTGACCATTGTTATTAAGTCACTCGAAGAAATACCACAATGGCACCAAGGAAAAGGTACGTTACCTTGGCTTTTTATAGACGAAATCATTCTTGAATAA
- a CDS encoding FN3 associated domain-containing protein, whose translation MIAQTIQIGHLHPLLVHLPIGILAIGFILELLYKKKPSETAKDIVLVVLLIGFISSLVSLGSGWLLGEDGSYDETLLFRHRWLAVAFTVFTGLLYVLKKSTNHLAGKTYFPVFIITLILLSITGHYGGSMTHGEDYLFADNKEEKVIIENVDEALVYTDIVQPIFNAKCVSCHNPSKVKGGLLMNNQTNLLAGGDSGSILDSVSKTEPSLMLMHLRLPLEHEDHMPPKGKIQPTAEELQLIEWWMTNNNCFDCVAGPMDKSEELQKILKSLEVDNSPRALIAKEVEPVSYDWLLALNNSNISASTLAEDNPLVEVSLYGRKDLTKQDFKILKKYAKNIVELNLGNTNFNDTLAAVLPSFKHLTKLQLQRTGITDLTVDKIAELDYLESLNLYGNAVNDESLTKLNALPNLTNLYLFGTNVTSKAIAKYTSAHPKTVVEGQVDSELFKPTRLEPPIIIADKDFFKDSLQIELDYAFDDVDIHFTLDGSEPDAKATKYTQPILITESTLLKAVTVAEDYKPSKLSESDFKRFKYDYAGIALNKSPNERYKGHGAATLNDLKRGSTNFVDGNWLGFEGRHITATVELGKKETISTVSVGTLSSPEKWIFYPTGFNVWTSTNGTDFKLVKRHKVGTEKINTLTRFRFFDVHIPPTQAKYVRVEVKSQLKNPSWHPNPGGKSWLFVDEIVLN comes from the coding sequence ATGATCGCACAAACCATTCAAATAGGACATTTACACCCTTTGCTGGTACATTTACCCATCGGGATTCTCGCCATCGGCTTCATTTTAGAGCTACTGTATAAAAAGAAACCGTCTGAGACTGCCAAAGACATAGTGCTTGTTGTTTTACTCATTGGGTTTATTTCTTCGTTGGTATCATTGGGTTCTGGCTGGTTATTGGGAGAAGATGGCAGTTATGATGAAACCTTGCTTTTTCGCCACCGATGGCTAGCGGTCGCTTTTACTGTTTTTACTGGGCTGTTGTATGTCTTGAAAAAAAGCACAAACCATTTAGCGGGTAAAACCTATTTCCCCGTTTTCATTATCACCTTGATACTTTTAAGTATTACAGGGCATTATGGTGGTAGTATGACCCATGGTGAAGATTACCTTTTTGCGGATAACAAGGAAGAAAAAGTGATTATTGAAAATGTGGATGAGGCCTTGGTCTATACTGATATTGTTCAACCAATATTCAATGCAAAATGTGTGAGTTGTCATAACCCCTCAAAGGTAAAAGGTGGTTTATTGATGAACAACCAAACCAATCTATTGGCAGGTGGGGATTCTGGAAGTATTCTCGACTCAGTCTCCAAAACCGAACCTTCTTTAATGCTAATGCATTTACGTTTACCCTTGGAGCATGAGGACCATATGCCGCCTAAAGGAAAAATACAACCCACGGCAGAAGAATTACAACTCATTGAATGGTGGATGACCAACAATAACTGTTTTGATTGTGTTGCGGGGCCCATGGATAAGTCCGAAGAACTCCAAAAAATATTGAAAAGCCTCGAAGTTGATAATTCACCACGTGCCTTGATTGCCAAGGAGGTTGAACCCGTTTCCTACGATTGGTTATTGGCATTGAACAATTCAAATATCTCGGCATCTACTTTGGCTGAAGACAACCCGCTGGTAGAAGTGAGTTTGTATGGTCGTAAAGATTTGACCAAACAGGATTTTAAAATATTAAAAAAATATGCCAAGAACATTGTAGAACTAAATCTTGGAAACACCAATTTCAATGATACTTTGGCAGCGGTCTTACCCAGCTTTAAGCACCTAACAAAATTGCAGTTACAGCGTACAGGTATCACTGACCTGACGGTAGATAAAATTGCTGAGTTGGACTATTTGGAATCACTAAACCTATATGGCAATGCGGTAAATGACGAAAGTCTAACAAAGTTGAATGCATTGCCCAATTTAACCAACCTCTATTTATTTGGCACCAATGTGACCTCGAAGGCCATTGCAAAATATACCAGTGCGCACCCTAAGACAGTAGTGGAGGGACAGGTAGACAGTGAACTCTTTAAACCAACAAGGCTAGAGCCACCAATCATTATTGCCGATAAAGACTTTTTTAAAGATAGTCTGCAGATTGAGTTGGATTATGCTTTTGATGATGTTGATATTCATTTTACCCTAGACGGTTCTGAACCAGATGCTAAGGCAACCAAATACACCCAACCCATTTTAATAACCGAATCTACTTTACTGAAAGCGGTTACCGTTGCTGAAGACTACAAACCCAGCAAGCTTAGCGAAAGCGATTTTAAACGGTTTAAATATGACTATGCAGGAATAGCACTAAACAAATCACCAAATGAGCGCTATAAAGGCCACGGGGCAGCTACTTTGAATGATTTAAAACGTGGTAGCACCAATTTTGTAGATGGTAATTGGTTGGGGTTTGAAGGGCGCCATATTACCGCTACCGTAGAGCTTGGCAAAAAAGAAACCATCTCCACAGTCTCAGTTGGGACACTCTCTTCACCTGAAAAATGGATTTTCTATCCTACCGGTTTTAATGTATGGACCTCTACTAATGGTACTGATTTTAAATTGGTAAAAAGACACAAAGTGGGGACCGAAAAAATAAATACCTTGACCCGTTTTCGTTTTTTTGATGTGCACATACCCCCTACCCAAGCCAAATATGTACGCGTAGAGGTAAAAAGTCAATTAAAGAACCCTTCTTGGCACCCCAACCCTGGCGGAAAAAGTTGGTTGTTTGTTGATGAGATTGTTCTTAATTAA
- a CDS encoding GNAT family N-acetyltransferase, with the protein MNIRKATETDIDKVWEIFSKVIETGDTYVFKPNTPKADLKKHWFADYMETYVIEENGQILGTYIIKPNQIDLGNHIANCSYMVNPNSHGKGIGKKLCEQSIKIARENRFEGIQFNIVVSTNKGAVELWKKYGFEIIGTTPKGFRHSKLGLVDTYIMYKDLKK; encoded by the coding sequence TTGAACATTAGAAAAGCAACAGAAACTGATATTGATAAAGTTTGGGAAATATTCTCAAAAGTGATTGAAACTGGAGACACCTATGTATTCAAACCGAATACACCAAAAGCGGACTTAAAAAAACATTGGTTTGCGGATTATATGGAAACCTATGTAATTGAAGAAAATGGACAAATACTCGGAACATATATTATCAAACCTAACCAAATTGATTTAGGAAATCATATTGCAAATTGCAGTTATATGGTGAATCCAAATTCTCACGGAAAAGGAATTGGAAAAAAACTTTGTGAACAATCTATTAAAATAGCAAGGGAAAATAGATTTGAGGGAATTCAATTCAATATTGTAGTAAGTACGAATAAAGGAGCAGTTGAATTATGGAAAAAATATGGATTTGAAATAATTGGAACCACGCCTAAAGGATTTAGACACTCTAAACTAGGTTTGGTAGACACATATATTATGTATAAAGATTTAAAAAAATAA
- a CDS encoding alpha/beta hydrolase — translation MHSIRQIILVCFILSSIVCTAQRELLYKQVDSTKLFLEVYSPEQIETSKEYSAMVFFFGGGWKGGDRSHFLNHAKYFSKRGIICFLVDYRTATKHKTTPFESLKDAKSAIRFIRKNASKFSIDPTKIIASGGSAGGHLAAATALIEGYNEDTDDLSISCIPNAMVLFNPVIDNGPGGYGYERIGNAYKNFSPLHNIKKGAPPTIFFLGTNDALIPVETAAYYNEVMEKVGSRCELLLYEGQGHGFFNYRDIEHYKKTVGEADKFLQSLNYLSVKPIVKIE, via the coding sequence ATGCATTCCATACGACAAATCATCTTAGTATGCTTTATTTTGAGTAGTATCGTTTGTACTGCACAAAGAGAACTCCTATACAAACAAGTCGATTCCACCAAACTATTCTTGGAAGTCTATTCGCCCGAACAGATTGAGACATCCAAAGAATATTCTGCAATGGTTTTCTTTTTTGGAGGCGGCTGGAAAGGTGGTGATAGATCTCATTTTTTGAACCATGCAAAGTATTTTTCCAAACGTGGGATTATTTGTTTTCTCGTTGATTACCGTACGGCAACGAAGCATAAGACCACACCCTTTGAATCACTTAAAGATGCCAAATCCGCTATTAGGTTCATTAGAAAGAATGCGTCAAAATTTAGTATTGACCCAACAAAAATTATAGCTTCTGGCGGCTCTGCCGGAGGGCATCTGGCTGCTGCGACCGCATTGATTGAGGGTTATAATGAAGACACCGATGATTTAAGCATAAGCTGCATACCAAATGCAATGGTGCTTTTTAACCCAGTTATAGATAACGGACCTGGTGGTTATGGTTATGAAAGAATCGGGAACGCCTACAAGAACTTTTCGCCACTTCATAATATCAAAAAAGGAGCTCCTCCCACCATTTTCTTCCTAGGAACAAATGATGCACTGATCCCTGTTGAAACTGCAGCATATTATAATGAAGTAATGGAGAAAGTTGGGAGCAGATGTGAACTACTTTTATATGAGGGTCAAGGACATGGGTTCTTTAATTACAGGGATATAGAACATTATAAGAAAACTGTTGGCGAAGCAGATAAATTTTTACAATCATTAAACTATTTATCGGTTAAACCAATTGTAAAAATCGAGTAA
- a CDS encoding nitrilase family protein, with amino-acid sequence MNISVAQFQPKDGDKIYNLSIIRKLAEKAKSNAADLISFHEMSITAYTFTKDLTLEQITELAEEVPNGKSTQELIAISKELGIPILAGLVEKYDGKIYNTYICVTGDGVVAKYRKIHPFISKHMSAGNEYCVFDLLGWKCGILICYDNNVIENVRATSLLGAELIFAPHVTGCTPSAMPHRDYVADKYWQNRLNDPVSLRMEFDGPKGRRWLMRWLPARAYDNGVYYAFTNPIGYDGEHLKNGNSMIIDPFGEILSEVKSFDDDITISKITKEKIKLSGGWRYKNARRPELYKDIIGGNHESDTTPVWMK; translated from the coding sequence ATGAACATTTCAGTTGCCCAATTTCAACCAAAAGACGGAGATAAAATATACAACCTATCGATAATACGCAAACTTGCGGAAAAAGCAAAATCCAATGCAGCGGACTTAATCAGTTTTCACGAAATGTCTATTACCGCCTATACTTTTACCAAGGACTTGACTCTAGAACAGATAACGGAATTGGCGGAGGAAGTGCCAAATGGGAAAAGTACGCAGGAATTAATTGCAATTTCCAAAGAATTGGGCATACCGATTTTGGCAGGTCTAGTCGAAAAATATGATGGGAAAATATACAATACGTATATCTGCGTTACGGGAGATGGAGTGGTCGCAAAGTACCGAAAAATCCATCCCTTTATCAGTAAACATATGTCGGCTGGAAATGAGTATTGCGTATTCGACCTGCTTGGCTGGAAATGCGGAATTTTAATTTGTTATGACAACAATGTAATAGAAAATGTAAGAGCGACAAGCCTTTTGGGAGCGGAATTAATTTTCGCGCCCCACGTTACAGGTTGTACACCATCGGCAATGCCACATCGAGATTATGTAGCAGACAAGTATTGGCAAAACCGCTTAAATGACCCTGTTTCGTTGCGAATGGAATTTGACGGCCCGAAAGGTAGGCGTTGGTTAATGCGTTGGCTGCCTGCAAGGGCTTATGACAATGGAGTTTACTACGCATTTACAAACCCAATTGGTTATGACGGAGAACATCTGAAAAATGGCAATTCGATGATAATCGACCCATTTGGAGAAATTTTATCTGAAGTAAAGTCATTTGACGACGATATTACGATTTCAAAAATCACAAAAGAAAAAATCAAACTGTCCGGTGGTTGGAGATATAAAAACGCTAGAAGACCGGAATTGTACAAAGACATAATTGGCGGAAATCACGAATCGGACACAACACCTGTTTGGATGAAGTAG
- a CDS encoding serine hydrolase domain-containing protein, which translates to MKKQSLLFLFLLFTICSFGQLKQSQAIDYLFLDWNKPNVPGCAIGIVQDGKLIYTKGYGIADLEHDIQITPASVFYIGSVSKQFVTFSILLLEEQGKLNLDDKIQKYLPDFPEYDSTLTIRNFIHHTSGVRDYLTLMYLKGRNYLDNTDEDEVYELIKKQKELNFTPGEKYLYSNSCYFMLAMIVEKAAGQSLKDFAHKNIFQPLGMKNSLFYDDNTDIIKNRVFSYEKKSNEDGFNNLIMRFDLVGSGGVYSSIEDLFLWDQNFYNNKLGKGGQSIINKMHEEGFLNNGESSGYAFALNNGNYKGLKTVSHGGSLAGYRAQLMRFPDENFSVIILANRGDANPTRKSFQITDILLKNKFVEEKTAEKKIQKVDESSSDRKEKIDFSNLNFEDYIGRYYSEELDVNYILSLEEEKLNIQIANYAPQELSVYDKDSFSGGRFSIRFNRRNGIITSFEFDAGRVTNLKFEKK; encoded by the coding sequence ATGAAAAAGCAATCTCTATTATTTTTATTTCTACTTTTTACAATATGTTCATTTGGTCAATTAAAACAGAGTCAGGCAATAGACTACCTCTTTTTAGATTGGAATAAGCCCAATGTACCTGGTTGCGCAATAGGAATTGTTCAGGATGGAAAACTAATCTACACTAAAGGATATGGAATTGCTGACTTGGAACACGATATACAAATAACACCGGCATCTGTTTTTTATATTGGCTCTGTCTCTAAACAGTTTGTAACATTTAGTATTTTACTTCTTGAGGAGCAAGGGAAGTTAAACCTTGATGATAAAATTCAAAAGTATTTACCTGATTTCCCCGAATATGATTCTACCCTAACTATTAGAAATTTTATTCATCATACTAGTGGTGTTAGAGACTATTTAACCTTGATGTATTTAAAGGGAAGAAACTATCTCGACAATACCGATGAAGATGAAGTCTATGAACTTATAAAAAAACAGAAAGAGCTGAATTTTACACCTGGCGAGAAATATTTATATAGCAATTCTTGTTATTTCATGCTCGCAATGATAGTTGAAAAAGCCGCAGGTCAATCCTTAAAAGATTTTGCACATAAAAATATTTTCCAGCCTTTAGGAATGAAAAATTCTCTTTTTTATGATGACAATACAGACATAATTAAAAATCGAGTTTTTAGTTATGAGAAGAAAAGTAATGAAGATGGATTTAATAATTTGATTATGAGATTTGACCTAGTTGGTTCTGGTGGAGTTTATTCAAGTATAGAAGACTTGTTTTTATGGGATCAGAATTTTTATAACAATAAGCTTGGAAAAGGAGGGCAAAGCATTATTAATAAAATGCACGAGGAAGGTTTTTTAAATAATGGAGAAAGTAGTGGCTATGCTTTTGCCTTAAATAACGGAAATTATAAAGGATTAAAAACGGTTAGTCATGGAGGTTCACTTGCAGGATATCGAGCACAATTAATGCGATTCCCGGATGAGAATTTTTCTGTAATCATTCTGGCCAACAGAGGAGATGCAAATCCAACTCGTAAATCTTTTCAAATAACAGATATTCTACTAAAAAATAAATTTGTAGAAGAAAAAACCGCAGAGAAGAAAATTCAAAAAGTAGATGAAAGCAGTTCTGATAGAAAAGAAAAGATAGATTTTTCAAATTTAAACTTCGAAGATTATATCGGGAGATATTATAGCGAAGAATTAGATGTGAATTATATTTTATCTCTTGAAGAAGAAAAACTAAATATTCAAATTGCAAATTATGCTCCTCAAGAATTGTCCGTTTATGACAAAGATAGTTTTAGTGGAGGTCGATTCTCAATTCGATTCAACAGGCGGAATGGAATAATAACAAGTTTTGAATTTGATGCGGGAAGAGTAACCAATTTAAAATTCGAAAAGAAATAA
- a CDS encoding carboxymuconolactone decarboxylase family protein yields the protein MSEVKFKNIRFNPDITPFHDLAKNMAKAVGYTADLAIDKQLAQLLRLRVAQKNDCAYCVILHAKASRDAGISEAKTDNISSWYNSELFNEVEKVTLAYCDVLTDGKLKDFQKYHDALTDHFNEKEIAEIAAIIINMNLWTRLKLAQGAIPFIKE from the coding sequence ATGAGCGAAGTAAAATTTAAAAATATACGATTCAATCCAGACATAACACCTTTTCATGATTTAGCTAAAAATATGGCTAAAGCAGTTGGTTATACAGCAGACTTAGCAATAGACAAACAATTGGCGCAACTATTACGTTTACGCGTAGCCCAAAAAAACGACTGTGCATATTGTGTCATTTTGCATGCAAAGGCTTCACGGGACGCCGGAATTTCTGAAGCAAAAACCGATAATATTTCATCTTGGTATAATAGTGAATTATTTAACGAAGTTGAAAAAGTGACACTAGCATATTGCGATGTGTTAACAGATGGTAAATTAAAAGACTTTCAGAAATATCACGATGCATTAACAGACCATTTTAATGAAAAAGAAATTGCAGAAATAGCAGCTATAATTATTAATATGAATTTATGGACACGACTGAAGCTAGCACAAGGCGCTATTCCATTCATAAAAGAATAA
- a CDS encoding aldo/keto reductase, with protein sequence MAIGLGTAALGRPQYINVRLEPSEMNLKSFRAQSFSVLERAYELGVRYFDTAPGYGLAENLLLEWLNTKNDSSIQIATKWGYTYVANFNSNAKVHEIKEHSLEKLNEQWQISRAFLPNLKVYQIHSATLETGVLENRAILERMAFLKNEHQIEIGITVTGENQTEVIKKALDVSVNQEQLFDAFQVTYNILDQSLNAISKELIGQNKRIIIKEALANGRLFRNTSYDHYLKLYNVLEELAKNHNVGVDVIALKFCEQTIAKNMVLSGASNIVHLESNLKANTAVLSEDDIAMLKNFKIDTTKYWQERKQLIWN encoded by the coding sequence ATGGCCATAGGATTAGGAACTGCTGCTTTAGGTAGACCACAATATATAAACGTACGCCTAGAGCCTTCTGAAATGAATCTAAAGTCTTTTAGAGCGCAAAGTTTCTCTGTTTTAGAAAGAGCTTATGAATTAGGTGTTAGATATTTTGATACAGCTCCAGGTTATGGTTTGGCAGAAAATCTACTATTGGAATGGTTAAATACTAAAAACGATTCGAGTATTCAAATAGCAACAAAATGGGGATATACCTATGTTGCAAATTTTAATTCAAATGCTAAAGTTCACGAAATAAAAGAGCATAGCTTAGAAAAGCTAAATGAGCAATGGCAAATTTCAAGAGCATTTTTACCCAACCTAAAAGTGTATCAAATACATTCTGCAACATTAGAAACCGGTGTTCTTGAAAATAGGGCCATTTTAGAGCGAATGGCATTTTTAAAAAATGAACATCAAATAGAAATTGGTATTACTGTCACTGGAGAAAACCAGACAGAAGTGATTAAAAAAGCGCTGGATGTTTCAGTAAATCAAGAACAATTATTTGATGCTTTTCAGGTAACTTATAATATACTTGATCAAAGTTTAAATGCAATTTCAAAAGAACTGATTGGGCAAAATAAAAGGATAATCATTAAAGAGGCTTTAGCCAATGGAAGACTTTTTAGAAATACCAGTTATGATCACTATCTAAAGCTATATAATGTTTTAGAAGAATTAGCAAAAAACCACAATGTTGGTGTTGATGTTATAGCTCTTAAGTTTTGCGAACAAACAATAGCCAAAAATATGGTTTTAAGTGGTGCGTCAAATATTGTGCATTTAGAATCGAACCTAAAAGCGAATACTGCTGTTTTATCTGAAGATGATATAGCTATGCTTAAGAATTTCAAAATTGATACAACAAAGTATTGGCAAGAGCGAAAACAATTAATTTGGAATTAA